Proteins from a single region of Noviherbaspirillum saxi:
- the pqqC gene encoding pyrroloquinoline-quinone synthase PqqC yields the protein MNAVLTQLEPDAAAWTREEFEARLRGKGERYHIFHPFNVKMNSGLLEPSQLRGWVANRFYYQINIPNKDGAIIANCPDRETRRKWVLRLLDHDGWEDNSGGIEAWSRLGEAVGIPREELWSLRHVVPAVRFAVDAYVNFARQSPWQEAVCSSLTEMFAPKIHKERLANWPQHYDWIDPEGLHYFRSRISLAERDVEHGLQVTLDYFHTRAQQERALQILQFKLDVLWSMMDAIERAYP from the coding sequence ATGAATGCGGTGCTTACGCAACTGGAACCGGACGCCGCCGCATGGACGCGCGAGGAATTTGAAGCGCGGCTACGCGGAAAGGGAGAGCGGTATCACATCTTTCATCCTTTCAATGTAAAGATGAACAGCGGCTTGCTGGAGCCGTCACAGCTACGCGGCTGGGTCGCCAATCGCTTCTATTACCAGATCAACATCCCGAACAAGGATGGTGCAATCATCGCCAACTGTCCGGATCGCGAAACCCGACGCAAATGGGTGCTGCGCCTACTGGATCACGACGGTTGGGAAGACAATTCCGGCGGGATCGAAGCCTGGTCCCGTCTCGGTGAAGCGGTCGGCATCCCGCGCGAGGAATTATGGTCGCTCAGGCATGTGGTCCCGGCTGTGCGCTTCGCGGTCGATGCCTATGTCAACTTCGCGCGCCAGTCGCCGTGGCAGGAAGCGGTGTGTTCATCGCTGACGGAAATGTTCGCCCCCAAGATTCACAAGGAAAGGCTGGCGAACTGGCCGCAGCACTATGACTGGATCGATCCGGAAGGCTTGCATTACTTTCGCAGCCGTATCTCGCTTGCGGAGCGGGATGTCGAACACGGACTGCAGGTTACCCTCGATTATTTCCATACCCGTGCGCAGCAGGAGCGAGCCCTGCAGATATTGCAATTCAAGCTGGATGTACTGTGGTCCATGATGGACGCGATCGAACGTGCTTACCCTTGA
- the pqqB gene encoding pyrroloquinoline quinone biosynthesis protein PqqB translates to MKIRVLGSAAGGGFPQWNCNCRNCNGVRNGTVRARARTQSSIAVTANELDWALINASPDILSQIAATPALQPGRSPRDTGIVAVVLMDAQIDHVTGLLMLREGKTLSVHCTASVWKDLTHGLALTRVLSHYCDMQWNPIDVDEVDGARSTGTPFTLPRLEGIRFTPVPLSSKAPPYSEHRMAPTPGDNIGLLIENEKTGRSLFYAPGLGQIEPHVESAMRTAECVLVDGTFWRGDEMIHLGLSAKTAADMGHLPQSGPGGMIELMGSLEDRRKILIHINNTNPILDDDSRERATLARHGIELAYDGMEINL, encoded by the coding sequence ATGAAAATTCGCGTGCTTGGCTCGGCGGCAGGAGGCGGCTTCCCTCAATGGAACTGCAACTGCCGCAATTGCAACGGGGTGCGGAACGGAACGGTCCGTGCCCGTGCCCGCACCCAATCGTCGATCGCTGTCACCGCCAATGAGCTCGATTGGGCCTTGATCAATGCTTCTCCGGATATTCTCTCGCAGATCGCCGCCACACCGGCGCTGCAACCGGGACGGTCGCCGCGCGACACTGGCATCGTTGCAGTCGTGCTGATGGATGCGCAGATAGATCATGTGACCGGCCTGCTGATGCTGCGCGAAGGTAAAACCCTATCTGTTCATTGCACCGCCTCGGTATGGAAGGATCTGACCCATGGATTGGCGCTGACACGCGTTTTATCGCACTACTGCGACATGCAGTGGAACCCGATCGATGTCGACGAGGTCGACGGAGCCCGCAGCACGGGCACGCCATTCACATTGCCGCGGCTGGAAGGCATTCGGTTTACACCGGTTCCTTTGAGCAGTAAAGCACCACCCTATTCAGAGCACAGAATGGCGCCAACCCCGGGCGACAATATCGGACTACTGATAGAAAACGAGAAGACCGGCAGATCGCTATTCTATGCGCCTGGACTGGGACAAATCGAACCCCACGTGGAATCGGCAATGAGAACGGCAGAATGCGTGCTGGTCGATGGCACCTTCTGGCGCGGCGACGAAATGATTCATCTTGGATTGTCGGCGAAGACGGCCGCCGATATGGGCCATCTGCCGCAATCCGGTCCGGGAGGCATGATCGAGTTGATGGGCAGCCTGGAGGACAGGCGCAAGATTCTCATCCATATCAACAATACCAATCCGATTCTTGACGACGATTCCAGGGAACGCGCCACACTTGCACGTCATGGCATCGAGCTCGCCTACGATGGGATGGAGATCAACTTATGA
- the pqqA gene encoding pyrroloquinoline quinone precursor peptide PqqA, with translation MQWTKPEFTDLRFGFEITMYISNR, from the coding sequence ATGCAATGGACAAAGCCCGAGTTCACGGACCTGCGATTCGGATTCGAAATCACGATGTATATCTCTAATCGTTAA
- a CDS encoding alpha/beta fold hydrolase: MQSIPLNATSMPEQFEGPLNEGFLNVGDGHRLYVAQYGQPDAPAVVVLHGGPGSGCHPSMLEWFDLRCWRVILVDQRGAGRSASDDPLSCNTTADLVRDLERLRKALRIDSWTVVGGSWGACLALLYAGHAPEAVSNLILRGAFLATDEDVRWFFQGLRPLVPDEWMHLTADWSNLQQGTVFQTLAALLQNGTVVEQEEAARRWGQYEDGVMRAMCAMFAARTRCPEPQLEKWLPKYRLQAHYLSMRCFTSTTSLANAAARASAIPTTIIHGTHDWICRPQNAAQLKRWMRQARLEWIARGTHIASDPLIRNALRSTIANCVA; this comes from the coding sequence ATGCAATCGATCCCCCTAAACGCAACATCCATGCCCGAGCAGTTCGAAGGGCCATTGAATGAAGGCTTTCTGAACGTTGGCGACGGCCACCGGCTTTATGTGGCGCAGTATGGTCAACCCGATGCGCCTGCTGTCGTCGTGCTGCACGGTGGCCCGGGCAGCGGATGCCATCCGTCGATGCTGGAGTGGTTCGACCTGCGGTGCTGGCGTGTGATTCTGGTGGATCAGCGCGGAGCCGGCAGGAGTGCATCCGACGACCCGTTGTCCTGCAATACAACCGCCGATCTGGTGCGGGATCTGGAAAGACTGCGCAAGGCGCTGCGTATAGACAGCTGGACCGTTGTCGGCGGTTCCTGGGGCGCCTGCCTCGCCTTGCTGTATGCCGGCCATGCGCCGGAAGCGGTCTCCAACCTGATCTTGCGCGGCGCTTTTCTTGCGACTGATGAGGACGTCCGCTGGTTTTTCCAGGGATTGCGACCGCTGGTGCCTGATGAATGGATGCATTTGACTGCCGATTGGTCCAATTTGCAACAGGGCACAGTGTTCCAGACTTTGGCAGCATTGCTACAAAATGGAACAGTCGTTGAGCAGGAAGAAGCGGCGCGCCGCTGGGGGCAATACGAGGATGGCGTGATGCGCGCGATGTGCGCCATGTTTGCTGCACGAACGCGCTGTCCGGAACCGCAGCTTGAAAAGTGGCTGCCGAAATACCGGCTGCAGGCGCATTATCTGTCCATGCGTTGCTTTACCAGCACGACGTCGCTGGCCAATGCCGCGGCGCGCGCATCAGCTATTCCGACAACCATCATCCATGGGACGCACGATTGGATCTGCCGGCCGCAGAATGCTGCGCAGCTCAAGCGCTGGATGCGCCAGGCGCGGCTCGAATGGATCGCGCGCGGCACGCACATCGCATCCGATCCTTTGATCCGCAACGCGTTACGGTCCACGATCGCTAATTGTGTTGCTTGA
- a CDS encoding peroxiredoxin, producing MSLRINDTAPDFSAMTTQGPIKLHEWIGNSWAILFSHPKDFTPVCTTELGYMAKIEPEFAKRNCKLIGLSVDPVESHKLWAKDIEETQGAMPNYPIIADSDLAVSKMYNMLPADEPGTSEGRTAMTNATVRSVFMISPDKKIKLMLTYPMSTGRNFDEILRVLDSMQLTMESKVATPVNWKQGEDVIILSSVSDDEAKTLFPQGWTTVKPYLRTVKQPQRQGG from the coding sequence ATGTCATTACGCATCAATGATACTGCGCCCGATTTCAGTGCCATGACCACGCAGGGACCGATTAAGCTCCACGAGTGGATCGGCAACAGTTGGGCAATTCTTTTTTCTCATCCAAAGGACTTTACTCCCGTATGCACAACCGAACTTGGCTATATGGCCAAGATCGAGCCGGAATTTGCGAAGCGCAACTGCAAACTGATCGGCTTGAGCGTCGATCCGGTCGAAAGCCACAAGTTATGGGCCAAGGATATCGAAGAAACACAAGGCGCAATGCCGAACTATCCAATCATCGCGGACAGCGATCTCGCCGTTTCCAAGATGTATAACATGCTTCCGGCAGATGAGCCAGGTACGTCTGAAGGGCGCACCGCCATGACGAATGCGACGGTTCGCTCGGTATTCATGATCAGCCCCGATAAGAAAATCAAGCTGATGCTGACCTATCCGATGAGCACTGGCCGCAATTTCGACGAGATTCTGCGCGTGCTCGATTCCATGCAATTGACCATGGAAAGCAAGGTTGCCACCCCGGTCAACTGGAAGCAGGGGGAGGATGTCATCATTCTGTCGTCGGTGAGCGACGATGAGGCGAAGACTTTGTTTCCTCAAGGATGGACCACGGTGAAGCCTTATCTGCGTACGGTCAAGCAACCGCAGCGGCAGGGTGGTTAG
- a CDS encoding GYD domain-containing protein: MAKYLIQASYVGEGVKGLLKDGGTQRRASVEQMLKSVDGKMESFYFAFGDSDVFIVADLPDNATAAAIALKVNAAGIVRCKTTVLMTPDEVDAATKMDVTYKPPGG, encoded by the coding sequence ATGGCCAAGTACCTTATCCAGGCCAGCTATGTAGGCGAAGGCGTAAAAGGTTTGCTGAAAGATGGCGGCACGCAACGGCGTGCCAGCGTCGAGCAGATGTTAAAGTCGGTAGACGGCAAGATGGAATCGTTTTACTTCGCATTCGGCGACAGCGATGTGTTTATCGTCGCGGATCTGCCGGACAATGCCACTGCTGCGGCAATTGCCCTTAAAGTCAACGCTGCCGGCATTGTGAGGTGCAAGACTACCGTTCTGATGACACCCGATGAAGTCGACGCCGCAACGAAAATGGATGTGACCTATAAGCCGCCCGGCGGCTAG
- a CDS encoding TetR/AcrR family transcriptional regulator: MPTRSYRNALRKQAESETIKRIIEATVQLHAEKGALGTSHADIAHRAGVSIPTVYKHFPNRNTLIPACSGMVAAAAPGIEMDAILSAPSLTGKLSHLVEAVYTRYEYFHPWSRWTAADAAALPELAKVAEYGRTRVEGLVRDFIDKAVEREMPPEVTAMALVVLDYPSWNRLTTLLKQSELVNQAAVHALQLLISSSQESE; encoded by the coding sequence ATGCCAACGAGGTCATATAGGAATGCTCTTCGCAAACAGGCCGAATCGGAAACCATCAAACGCATCATTGAGGCCACCGTGCAACTGCATGCAGAAAAAGGTGCATTGGGAACGTCTCATGCAGACATTGCTCATCGTGCGGGCGTGTCGATTCCGACCGTGTATAAACATTTCCCCAATCGAAATACGCTTATTCCTGCCTGTAGCGGGATGGTCGCCGCCGCCGCGCCTGGCATTGAAATGGATGCAATTCTTTCGGCCCCAAGCCTCACCGGAAAATTGTCGCATTTGGTAGAGGCGGTATATACACGGTATGAATACTTTCATCCCTGGTCTCGCTGGACGGCGGCGGACGCTGCCGCATTACCGGAACTTGCGAAAGTGGCCGAGTACGGGCGAACCCGGGTCGAAGGATTGGTGCGCGATTTTATTGACAAGGCAGTAGAACGGGAAATGCCACCGGAGGTAACGGCTATGGCACTGGTTGTACTGGATTACCCGTCATGGAATCGACTCACTACACTCTTGAAGCAATCCGAGCTTGTAAACCAGGCTGCGGTCCACGCGCTGCAGCTCCTTATTTCTTCTTCCCAAGAAAGCGAGTAA